A window of Daucus carota subsp. sativus chromosome 2, DH1 v3.0, whole genome shotgun sequence genomic DNA:
CTACACCATCAGTTTGTCATTTATACTTATGCCGTAGCATCCGAGGCTACACGTAATCCATTACTTTCCACTGTCATTCTTTCAATGCATGTTGTACAGGGTAGGCTACAATTGGTTCAGCATGGCCCTAAATAAGAAATGAGTACGATAATAGATAATGATTGGCGTAGCTCATTTTATCTAGTTTTAGATTATGCTTAAcagagataaaataaaattttagtttacTTCGCAATCGGTTTCCGAAAATGCTTTGCTGCTTGGTAGGTTACATCAAATTGAATGCTATACTTGCTGTACCGTGCTCATAATATTATGTTGTAGGGTAAATGGGTAATCAAAACTCTGCTAACCTATGGACTAGCTGTCTTTCCATATATTTTGTGTCGGCAACTTATTTCATCTCTGCATCCAAAAGTTTCCTGCCCCAAGCCCATGTTAATGGCTGCAACCCATACTTTGTGTATCAGTATATAAGTGTTTACTTAAAATATTCTAACTCTATATTTCTACAGGTGTTGGAGGATATTCATACTTATATGAGCCACTATGGTGGGTAGGCATGATAACCAGTGAGTTCTTACTCTTccttttttgtttataaaaaaatacatactTTTAGTAATACGTGTATGATAGCCCAGTTTACTTGCTTGATTTGCAATAAcattataacaatataaatatataatgatattgGACAGTTAGGGTTGTTGTGCTCCGGAGCTTCGTCATAAGTGTGCATATCACATTAGTTGTGGTCTAAGATATCAATTTGAACTATTCTGAATCGCCATTATCTGTTCAGTACTGTCTACTTGAGTATACTTGTCTAGTGCTTTATGAGAAGTGTTATGAACCTTGAGacacataaaaaataattgtagGCTAGAGTAACTCCCAAAAATCACTAATTGTAGGCTAGAGTCactaccaaaaataaaaaatgttttgCATTGGTATGATTAGATCCTGTAGGCTcaatgtatgtgtatatgaagTTAATGGGAAGAAGGGATGACTAATATCTTCAATATTAATCTGATCTTAACCTTAAAAGCACTAGTTTTAAGGGTACCCTTGAAGATACGGAATACAatttttgagaagaaattggagTAATCagttattgtaatttttaacTATTCAATGAAAGGGAAAGTGTTCACATTCTTATAGCGCTATTGCTTTGAGTTCATATATGTATAGGCGCATAAGATGCACCATTTATTATTTAGTTAAATGGAATTCGTATGGACCCCCTCTTCATAACCATTTTCTAGACAATATGAGTACGGCTCTGAAATCGGAAATCATTTTTAAGTCGAGTTACTGATTAGGGATTGTTTGGAAAATCAGAGCAATAATCagatgttttatatatttataatatttaacatattaatcgtttagtcatatttattataaaacatacccttcaaaaaaaaattattgcgaATAATTGGATTTAAAAAATCTAATCAAGGGAATGCATTGTAAGAATTAGTCTGTCGAATTAGGGATTATTTTACGAGGtataacctttttaattattcacaTTCCTTATGTAGTATTCATAGGAAACAAATGCATTAAATTGTCTGTAGCCAAGATTTGCCTAAAAATAGAATGAGTGGGAGTGGAAACTTGTGAAGCTCTAATTTGCAGGACTATGTATATCCTATTATCTTTCTGTTTCTTTTTACTAATTATGCTTGTTATATGAATAGCCTTTTACGGGTTTTACCCACTTTATGGTTATACGAAGTTATGGAAGTTCATGTCGTCTGTCTGCTACAGTACTTGCCAGTTTCCACCTAAGTAATTCTCAATTGAAATCTAGATTTTAATTGCTATTTGCTATTGCAACAGTGATTGTTGGAGAGATTGCAAATTTTGCAGCTTATGCGTTTGCACCAGCTATTCTAGTCACTCCTCTTGGTGCTCTCAGCATTATTATCAGGCATGAATGAAACTCCTAAGTGCATTTTAGGGTCATTGTTTTGAGACTGCTAATATCATCTTGTCCTTCTGCAGTGCTGTACTTGCGCATATAATGTTGAAAGAGAAGCTGCACATTTTTGGTATTCTTGGTTGCATATTGTGTGTAGTGGGCTCAACCACCATTGTTTTGCATGCTCCTCAAGAGCGTGCAATCGAGTCTGTGAAGGAAGTGTGGGATCTTGCTACAGAGCCAGGTATCATGTTTGCTTGTTTTTGTGACTAGCTATTTATGAACTCCTAGTCATTCTACAACGAGTAATTATATACCTTACACGGTTATACCTACGTATAGATATATAGTTATATCATTAAATGTAGTCGTGTATGTATATGCTACCTTCTATGTCCTTATATGTCCAGCAGTTCAACTGAATTCAGCTGCCATTTATTTttcacttactgcaggttttctcTTGTATGCATCACTGGTGATAGCAGCTGTCTTCGTACTTATTTTTCGCTTTGTGCCACAATATGGCCAGACGCATATTATGTGCTACATTGGAGTTTGTTCTCTAGTTGGTTCTCTATCAGTACGTCgtggtattttttttaattgtagtTAACTAGATATGTTAGAGTTATTTGCAAATTGCACCCCTATACTTGGGACCAAACTCACTTTAGTATACATACTTTTGGAAACTGCAGTACGCATCCCCCTACTAAAATGTGCGCTGCAGTACACACCCTTTCCGTTAAAAGTTAACGCTGCCCTTAAAAATTTAAGGGCAATTATggcattaaaaaaaaagaagaaaaacccTAACCCACTGATTATCACTTATCAGTTAATTACACACTCGATACCTACATCTACTAAACCCTGCTCAAATCTAAAACCAGTGCTCCAACCTCCATTCTCaaatctctctctatatatatcttCATGcagaataaaagattaattttgaaattaaagaaTCGGaatcaaatattttcataagaaaAACAGGATACCTGGCCTCCTGCGGAGGTAGTGACTGGGCAGAGGATTGGTGACTCGGGGGATGAAAATGCCGGTCCCAACTGACCCCTTTCTCAACCGGACCCGTTCGCTGACACCACCGCTGCCATCTCCAGCCTCCTTCACATCCTTCTGCCTCCAGTAGTATTTCTTACCATGCTATTCAGAACACAAAGAATATACTATTAGGGCAGATATACTGATATATATGGGGAAGAAGACTGTTGAAACACGATTTTCCCGATTTACCCCAACTTAATTAACGGTAACGTGAAAATTTAATGGAACTGGGCGGAAAGGGTGTGTACTGCATCGCGCATTTTAGTAAGGCGATGCGTACTGCAGTTTCGGAAAGTATGTGTACTAAAGTGAGTTTGGTCCCAAGTGTAGGGGTGCAATTTGCAAATAACTCTATATGTTATCATATGTTTTATCTACAGGGCGAAGTAAATTACACTGCTTATATTGCATTATTTAACAGGTCATGAGTGTCAAAGCAATTGGAATTGCTTTAAAGCTAACATTATCGGGAATGAATCAGCTAATTTATCCCCAAACATGGGCCTTTACAACGGTGGTTATCCTTTGCGTGCTCACTCAAATGAATTATTTAAACAAGGTATATAATTCGACTGAAAGTTGTTTTTTCTTATCTTCTTCGGTTTCTTGATTGGTATTTGTCAACAGGATAAAATTGATTTTACATAATGAATGATAAGCTTTTGTGTCTTTTTACTTGGTCCAATAAACACATTGGTCTTTCTATAGATGTGAGAACTATTTTGTTGTGGAAAGACAAACACGAGCAATAAATATAGTCAGTGAAACATAGATATTACACTCGGATATCCTTACTTGACAGTTGACACCATCATTTAAACATGTTGAAATGACAGAAATATTAAGCTTCTGGTAACAATAAACAGGAGTTTTTTTTACAAGTCTCGTAGTTGTAAAAGGCCGTGGTTGGTGTTGTGGTCAAGTTTGTGATTGCTAAGCGGTAGGTTACAAGTTTTTAAGCTCTAAAAACAGTCTCCTTATGGAAAATAAGGGTAAAATTGTGTCCATTGGGGCCTAGCTGATGCGGGATCTTGTGTACTGGGCTCTACTGATATTTTAGTATGAGTCTATTAGTTATAATTAAATCCACAAACGACTATACCCTGCTGATGCCGGATCTGTGAGCATTGAGTActctttttttttcagaatcaaATAACTGGATTCATATGTGCAAGTGTAGTAGTTGATATCTGTTATCTAATTATCTTTGTTGATCACGGTAGGAGCCCCTTCAGATCTGCATTCTTTTATTTGAGAAAATTTTTACTTGCTAAATCTAGAGCAATTGTAGATTGACTATTGCAATAAATGCATGTGACACTGTTTCTAACTTTAGCAGTTAAGAATATCTTACTCTTGACGAAGGTATTTCTGCTTCCATGGTTCAAGTATGTTTTTGGCCTAATTTTACAGATCTCTTAAAGACCTTTTCGTGTTGTGTTATTAAATATCAACTGTAGGACCCTACAAGTCTATTTGATTTTGTTAGTATTGTGATGATGATTTATGCTACTTAGATATGAGGATGTGTTTTTACATAATCTAAATTGGTGCACGTCATTTTTCAACTGCATAACATTTTATTCATGATCGAACCTTGAATGCAGGCCCTTGACACATTCAATACAGCTGTTGTTTCCCCGATATACTACGTTATGTTTACTTCACTAACTATTTTGGCAAGCGTGATAATGTTCAAGGTACTATCGATCAGAAGCACAATCATGGTTGAGTACTATTTTTAATCTTATCATGCTACATGTATGGTCATCTGCATAGTTGTTTTGTAGAATTCTTTTTATAATGTAAAATTACTGCTAAAAGTGACTTCAGTTGCTTGTCTGTGCTATGCAAGTCATATTGCTTCCCCGTATATTTACTATGCTGCATATTTGCCTCAGATAAGAAAATGACCGGTTCTTTAGAAATTCAATAGTTTTTAATGACATCTTAGCTTCCCCCTTTTCCCAAGGTTTTTTTGTGTCATATAGCCACATGCAtagattttatttgaataattcataattcataattcataattcaaataacaaattttttatattaggtTATTAGTTTAAATGAAGAGCTGcttgtaaaaaattatataatttactcCTGataatatgcatatatatgcaTGCGAATTGAGAAATATaccataaaaatatttaaaaattcagtACGAGTAGTTATTGCCTAATAggaacaattttatatattgtttttaggacctttcatgtttttgtttttaggACTTTCCATGTTTGCTCATGCACATTTGTTTTAGAAGATATGGTGGAAGCTTTGGCAATGTCACGAAGTGACTGGAGTATGACTGTGATGGCATGTATGAATGccataatataaacaaatccaTTTCATTTTTTATCACACACGCTATAAGAAGGGAGGCATCTTTAATGTACCACAGTAATCTGATAAATCATTTCTACCTTTTAAGTGTTATATGTTAATCATTTTGTGTGTGTGAATTTTATTGTTGACCTTTCGAACTTTAAAATATCATCTTTGCTTTATTTATCTGTTGGTAAAACAGGATTGGGATAGACAGAGCCCTACCCAGATTGTCACAGAGATGTGCGGGTTTGTGACAATCCTTTCCGGAACATTTTTGCTGCACAG
This region includes:
- the LOC108209139 gene encoding probable magnesium transporter NIPA4, which gives rise to MANEEVIHHSWRDSYRGMSSDNVKGLVLALSSSLFIGASFIVKKKGLKRAGATGVRAGVGGYSYLYEPLWWVGMITMIVGEIANFAAYAFAPAILVTPLGALSIIISAVLAHIMLKEKLHIFGILGCILCVVGSTTIVLHAPQERAIESVKEVWDLATEPGFLLYASLVIAAVFVLIFRFVPQYGQTHIMCYIGVCSLVGSLSVMSVKAIGIALKLTLSGMNQLIYPQTWAFTTVVILCVLTQMNYLNKALDTFNTAVVSPIYYVMFTSLTILASVIMFKDWDRQSPTQIVTEMCGFVTILSGTFLLHRTKDMTDGPAPLPVRLPKYTEEDGFSQEGIPLRRQETTSRST